TTAAGGCCAGAGGGGCATAGGGATGGAAGAATTAAACCTCTTAGAAACAGGGGGCAACGGGCTTCAGGGTCACTTTTTCCTTCCGGGCCATCTTGATCAATTCCACCAAATTATTAACCAGGGCTCGATGCAGCCGTTCCCCTTTCTCGACTGTCGAAAGCGTCGGGTCTCCGATGACTCCGCTGGGCTCTGTGGCCTTGCGAAACCCCTCCAGGGTGGAAGGCGTAAAGGCACGATCTGCTATGACGTATGGGTCCATGACATGAAATTTTTTCTTCTTGGGCAAGTTCTTCACGGCTTTCTTGATGTCCACCAACTCCGGAAAGATGTGCATCATGTGCGACGTCTCCAACTCTTCAGCGTGGCCGATCCCTCCAGGGGGCGACTCGCGAATTTCTCTGGCGGTCGTTTCGGCGAGGAAAAAGGGGTCGGCAATGGTAACGTAGGCCCCGGTTTCGTTGCGAATGCGCGAGCAGGCGATC
The sequence above is a segment of the Deltaproteobacteria bacterium genome. Coding sequences within it:
- a CDS encoding creatininase family protein, which produces MEKLYLYEWTWTEVKAYLKKDSVIILPFGSTEQHGLHLPLGNDALVAIRLAEDAARATKTIVAPPCWYGWSPHHMAYPGTISLVPETLSRLLYEVLRSLIFHGFKRLIVINGHRKANLPPLEIACSRIRNETGAYVTIADPFFLAETTAREIRESPPGGIGHAEELETSHMMHIFPELVDIKKAVKNLPKKKKFHVMDPYVIADRAFTPSTLEGFRKATEPSGVIGDPTLSTVEKGERLHRALVNNLVELIKMARKEKVTLKPVAPCF